The following are encoded together in the Microtus pennsylvanicus isolate mMicPen1 chromosome 8, mMicPen1.hap1, whole genome shotgun sequence genome:
- the Fabp1 gene encoding fatty acid-binding protein, liver, translated as MNFTGKYQLQSQENFEPFMKAMGLPEDLIQKGRDIKGISEIVHNGNHVKLTLTYGPKVVHNEFTLGEECELETMSGEKVKAVVKMEGDNKMVTSFKGMKSVTELNGDTITNTMTLGDIVYKRVSKRI; from the exons ATGAACTTCACCGGCAAGTACCAGCTGCAGAGCCAAGAGAACTTTGAGCCCTTCATGAAGGCGATGG GTCTGCCTGAAGACCTCATCCAGAAGGGGAGGGACATCAAGGGGATATCAGAAATCGTGCATAACGGGAACCATGTCAAACTCACCCTCACCTACGGCCCCAAAGTGGTCCACAATGAGTTCACCCTGGGGGAGGAGTGCGAGCTGGAGACCATGAGCGGGGAAAAGGTCAAG GCCGTGGTGAAGATGGAAGGTGACAATAAGATGGTGACAAGCTTCAAAGGCATGAAGTCCGTGACTGAACTCAACGGCGACACAATCACCAAC ACCATGACACTGGGCGACATTGTCTACAAGAGAGTCAGCAAGAGAATTTAG